One segment of Oscillospiraceae bacterium MB08-C2-2 DNA contains the following:
- a CDS encoding iron-containing alcohol dehydrogenase, with translation MINFEFYSPTKVIFGKETEQQVGAEIKKWGGSRVLIHYGSASAKKSGLLDRIIESLKAEGLFYAELGGVVPNPRLGKVYEGIELCKKENIDFILAIGGGSVIDSAKAIALGTVNDGDVWDFFLGTRKPGPSVPVGAVLTIAAAGSETSMSCVITKEEGLLKRGLNIDQNRPKFAIMNPELTYTLPHYQTGCGIVDIMMHTMDRYFSNTTATDFTDRISEALLQATVKAGTACIKNPMDYDARANLMWAGSVSHNTLTGMGKVTDFAPHQIEHELSATFDVAHGAGLSAIWGHWARYVYKVNVMKFVQFAVRVWNVEMDFENPELTALEGIEATERFFSSIGMPINIPQLLGKSTTAAEMDEMADKATFRGKRLVGFFKQLEAKDIREIYEAANKE, from the coding sequence GTGATTAATTTTGAGTTTTACAGTCCAACAAAGGTTATTTTCGGTAAAGAAACCGAACAGCAAGTGGGGGCTGAAATCAAAAAATGGGGCGGCAGCCGTGTTCTAATTCATTATGGCAGCGCCAGCGCCAAAAAAAGCGGGCTGCTGGATCGAATTATAGAATCTTTAAAGGCAGAGGGCCTTTTTTATGCAGAGTTGGGCGGTGTTGTGCCCAATCCTCGTTTGGGCAAGGTTTATGAAGGCATTGAGCTTTGCAAAAAGGAAAATATAGATTTTATTCTGGCCATTGGCGGAGGCAGCGTAATCGATTCTGCTAAGGCCATTGCGTTGGGAACTGTGAACGATGGCGATGTGTGGGATTTCTTTTTGGGAACCCGCAAGCCCGGCCCTTCCGTTCCAGTGGGCGCTGTGTTGACCATCGCGGCCGCCGGCAGTGAGACCAGTATGTCCTGTGTTATCACCAAGGAAGAGGGCCTGCTCAAGCGTGGGCTGAACATTGACCAGAACCGGCCCAAGTTTGCTATTATGAATCCCGAGCTTACCTATACTCTTCCTCATTATCAAACCGGCTGCGGTATTGTGGATATTATGATGCATACCATGGACCGCTATTTCTCCAACACCACCGCTACCGATTTCACCGACCGTATTTCCGAGGCTCTGTTGCAGGCGACTGTGAAGGCTGGTACTGCCTGCATCAAGAACCCCATGGATTATGATGCCAGAGCCAACCTGATGTGGGCAGGCAGTGTTTCCCACAATACCCTCACCGGTATGGGTAAGGTGACCGATTTTGCACCTCACCAGATCGAGCATGAGCTGAGCGCTACCTTTGATGTGGCACACGGCGCAGGTCTTTCGGCGATTTGGGGGCATTGGGCACGATATGTCTACAAAGTGAATGTGATGAAGTTTGTTCAGTTTGCTGTCCGTGTTTGGAATGTAGAAATGGATTTCGAGAATCCTGAGCTGACAGCGCTGGAGGGTATCGAAGCCACCGAGCGGTTCTTCTCCTCCATTGGTATGCCCATCAATATCCCTCAGCTTCTTGGCAAGTCTACCACTGCTGCTGAAATGGACGAGATGGCCGACAAGGCAACCTTTAGAGGCAAGCGTCTGGTGGGCTTTTTCAAGCAGCTGGAGGCCAAGGATATCCGTGAGATTTACGAGGCAGCCAACAAGGAATAA
- the uxaC gene encoding glucuronate isomerase, whose amino-acid sequence MRAFLDENFLLRTPTAINLFQAVKDLPIVDYHCHLIPQQIAENKRFANITEIWLGGDHYKWRLMRANGVEERFITGDAPDFEKFQKWCETIEICIGSPLYHWTHLELKRYFDYHGLLSGATAKEAWDHCNAVLAREDFCVWDIFKKFHVETLCTTDDPADTLEYHKQISAGSGTDCKVLPTFRPGVVLEPGNPGFIPYLDRLSKVSGASIGSFAALAEALCGRVEYFHSLGGRLSDHALDGFVFRCATADELEAIFKKAVAQESICQTESAQFKTELLLALGRKYAEMGWSMQLHFSALRNNNSRMFKVLGADTGFDSVSDEMVTTQLSAFLDALDQDNLLPKTILYSLNANANDALATMMGNFQGGGIKGKIQLGSAWWFNDTKSGMEAQMTTVANQGLLAHFVGMLTDSRSFLSYTRHEYFRRILCNLIGDWVENGEFPADMERLTNIVKNISYYNAANYFGF is encoded by the coding sequence ATGCGAGCTTTTTTGGATGAAAACTTCTTGCTGCGTACCCCAACTGCCATCAATCTCTTTCAAGCGGTTAAGGATCTTCCCATTGTGGATTATCACTGCCACTTGATCCCACAGCAAATTGCCGAAAACAAACGCTTTGCCAATATCACGGAGATCTGGCTGGGCGGCGATCATTACAAATGGCGCCTCATGCGGGCAAACGGCGTGGAAGAGCGCTTTATCACGGGGGATGCTCCTGATTTTGAAAAGTTCCAGAAATGGTGCGAAACCATCGAGATCTGCATCGGCAGCCCTCTGTATCATTGGACCCACCTGGAGCTAAAACGGTATTTTGATTACCACGGCCTGCTGAGCGGTGCCACTGCCAAGGAAGCTTGGGATCACTGCAACGCCGTTTTAGCACGGGAGGATTTCTGTGTCTGGGATATCTTCAAGAAGTTCCATGTGGAAACACTCTGTACCACCGATGACCCTGCCGACACATTGGAATACCACAAGCAAATCAGCGCCGGTTCCGGCACTGACTGCAAGGTTCTGCCTACCTTTCGCCCCGGTGTGGTGCTGGAACCGGGCAATCCCGGTTTTATCCCCTATCTGGATCGGCTGAGCAAGGTGAGCGGCGCTTCCATCGGCAGCTTTGCCGCTTTGGCTGAGGCTCTTTGCGGCCGTGTGGAATACTTCCATTCTTTGGGCGGGCGCCTTTCTGACCATGCCTTGGATGGCTTTGTGTTCCGCTGCGCCACTGCCGATGAGCTGGAGGCTATTTTCAAGAAGGCTGTGGCACAAGAGTCTATCTGCCAAACGGAAAGCGCACAGTTTAAAACCGAGCTTCTGCTGGCTTTGGGACGCAAATATGCCGAGATGGGCTGGTCTATGCAGCTGCATTTCAGCGCACTGCGCAACAACAACAGCCGGATGTTTAAGGTGCTGGGGGCGGATACCGGCTTTGACAGTGTTTCGGATGAAATGGTCACCACGCAGCTTTCTGCTTTCTTGGATGCTCTGGATCAGGATAACCTGCTGCCTAAAACCATTCTTTACAGCCTCAACGCCAACGCCAACGATGCTTTGGCAACCATGATGGGCAACTTCCAAGGCGGCGGCATCAAGGGCAAAATACAGCTTGGCTCTGCATGGTGGTTTAACGATACCAAGTCCGGCATGGAGGCTCAAATGACCACTGTGGCCAACCAAGGGCTGCTGGCTCATTTTGTGGGCATGCTCACCGATTCCCGCAGCTTTTTGAGCTATACCCGCCACGAGTATTTCCGCCGCATCCTCTGCAACCTGATTGGAGACTGGGTGGAAAACGGCGAGTTCCCTGCCGATATGGAAAGGCTGACCAACATTGTAAAGAATATCTCTTATTACAACGCAGCCAACTACTTTGGCTTCTAA
- a CDS encoding HlyD family efflux transporter periplasmic adaptor subunit encodes MKKKVIVGVGLSLALVAAVAVLIIQINKPSGPTIRTSVTLAKQDLVSLINVTGSVKSANVSNVYSTLPYPISTVEVEVGDVVSEGDLLCQLDTASLKLDISKLQATINSAAQASNLTLNTTRDQYDLAKANAEAEWSSALAKAEQAFTAAELEVYNTRQDYRNVRNSGGDDAERDKLAAVAERAYYSYEAAQDSLERTKESIELQRKKWEEDYANSIKKAEISSDLQAEYISLQMLNKNLSDSTIKAPVSGTVTAVYAKEGAPVNGLLFVIEDTENLKITTKIKEYDVTSIKPGNRVIIKSDATGKDEYDGMVDTIAPTSLKDVAGNAVDTNDIQFSTDVVLLTKDSPLRIGMNSRLNIVVDERQSVFAIPFEVLKEDADGASVFVAQQQEDGTYVAKKIPVTLGLETDFLVEISAPELTEGIELISDIDGLEDGTPIRLSKDMESSSLAA; translated from the coding sequence ATGAAGAAAAAAGTAATTGTCGGTGTAGGGTTATCTCTGGCACTGGTTGCGGCAGTGGCCGTACTGATTATTCAAATTAATAAACCCTCCGGCCCTACAATCCGTACATCTGTCACCTTAGCCAAGCAGGATCTGGTGAGCTTGATCAATGTGACCGGCAGTGTAAAAAGTGCAAATGTCTCCAATGTTTATTCTACCCTCCCTTATCCCATTTCAACCGTTGAGGTTGAGGTTGGCGATGTGGTCAGTGAGGGTGATTTGCTTTGCCAACTGGATACGGCCAGCCTAAAGCTGGATATCTCAAAGCTGCAGGCCACCATCAATTCTGCGGCTCAGGCAAGCAATTTGACCCTGAACACAACCCGTGATCAATATGATCTCGCAAAGGCCAATGCCGAAGCGGAATGGTCCTCTGCTTTGGCCAAGGCGGAGCAGGCCTTTACCGCTGCGGAGCTGGAGGTATACAACACCCGTCAGGATTACCGAAATGTTCGGAATTCTGGGGGCGATGATGCAGAACGGGATAAATTGGCGGCTGTTGCCGAAAGAGCCTATTATAGCTATGAGGCTGCTCAGGATTCTTTGGAAAGAACCAAGGAAAGCATTGAGCTTCAGCGTAAAAAATGGGAAGAAGACTATGCCAACAGCATTAAAAAGGCAGAGATTTCTTCTGACTTACAGGCGGAATACATAAGCCTTCAAATGCTGAATAAAAACCTGTCGGATTCAACCATAAAAGCACCGGTTTCCGGAACAGTCACCGCTGTATATGCCAAGGAAGGTGCACCGGTCAACGGATTGCTCTTTGTTATCGAAGATACAGAAAATCTTAAAATTACCACCAAAATTAAAGAATACGACGTCACTTCCATTAAACCCGGCAATCGTGTGATTATTAAATCCGACGCAACCGGCAAAGATGAGTATGATGGCATGGTGGATACCATCGCGCCCACTTCCCTTAAGGATGTTGCGGGCAATGCAGTGGATACCAACGACATCCAGTTCTCTACCGATGTTGTGCTCCTGACAAAAGACAGCCCGCTGCGCATTGGCATGAACAGCCGCCTGAACATTGTTGTGGATGAACGGCAGAGTGTCTTTGCAATCCCCTTTGAAGTGTTGAAAGAAGATGCCGATGGTGCCAGCGTGTTTGTTGCACAACAGCAAGAAGACGGCACTTATGTTGCCAAGAAAATCCCTGTTACCTTAGGCCTTGAAACCGACTTTCTTGTGGAAATCAGCGCCCCTGAACTGACTGAAGGTATCGAGCTCATCTCCGATATTGATGGTCTGGAAGACGGCACCCCCATTCGCCTGAGCAAGGATATGGAATCCTCGTCTCTGGCAGCCTAA
- a CDS encoding metalloregulator ArsR/SmtB family transcription factor → MDDKSMICDCDAVHQHIVEMVRPKMPSESCLFDLADFFKVFADSTRIRILWALEESEMCVCDLASLLNMTKSAISHQLKTLRNAKLVKFRRDGKVVYYSLDDHHIKEILLTAQEHVDE, encoded by the coding sequence ATGGATGATAAAAGCATGATTTGCGACTGCGATGCGGTTCATCAGCATATTGTCGAAATGGTTCGCCCAAAAATGCCCTCAGAATCCTGCCTTTTCGATTTGGCAGATTTTTTTAAGGTCTTTGCCGACAGCACTCGCATCCGTATTCTCTGGGCTTTGGAAGAAAGCGAAATGTGTGTGTGTGATTTAGCTTCGCTTTTGAATATGACCAAATCAGCTATTTCCCACCAGCTTAAAACGCTGCGCAACGCAAAGCTTGTGAAATTCCGCCGGGATGGCAAAGTAGTCTATTACTCTTTGGATGATCACCACATCAAGGAAATTCTCCTGACTGCTCAGGAGCATGTGGACGAATAA
- a CDS encoding MalY/PatB family protein yields MKLKQVIPRRRTGTGSLKWDALKKRFGSDDLLPLWVADMDFAAPACVEKALAEMVEFGVYGYYTPEPSFWQAFIDWEQNRHGYRVQREWLRFSPGVVPAIYWLIGALTQPGDACAILSPCYYPFMNAVKDQGRKLICTDLIGQDGVYSIDFAGFEQNIIRNGVKLFILCSPHNPVGRVWKKDELEKLLDICRRHGVQVISDEIHHDLIMPGFRHLPTATVAREEDKMITLTAPSKTFNLAGCQTAFAIIPDAELRARFDAYTRSICIPDASAFGCTAAEAVYREGTPWLEEVLSIIHTNYLTIKERLAQKLPEAVVSPLEGTYLLWVDLGAYIPEDEMVQVVQERCRLAVDFGNWFLEAGGDTHIRINLATTEENIKEALTRLLAGIQSYLSEK; encoded by the coding sequence TTGAAACTCAAACAAGTGATTCCACGCAGGCGAACAGGAACAGGCAGCCTGAAATGGGATGCGCTGAAAAAAAGGTTTGGCAGCGATGATCTCCTGCCCCTTTGGGTGGCCGATATGGATTTTGCGGCCCCTGCCTGTGTGGAAAAAGCTCTTGCAGAAATGGTGGAATTTGGCGTTTATGGCTATTATACCCCTGAACCGTCATTTTGGCAGGCCTTTATAGATTGGGAGCAAAACCGGCACGGCTATAGGGTTCAGAGGGAATGGCTGCGCTTTTCGCCGGGTGTGGTTCCCGCCATTTACTGGCTGATCGGTGCCTTGACCCAGCCAGGCGATGCCTGCGCTATTTTAAGCCCTTGCTACTATCCCTTCATGAATGCGGTGAAGGATCAGGGCCGCAAGCTAATCTGCACCGATTTAATTGGCCAAGACGGCGTTTATTCCATTGATTTTGCCGGATTTGAGCAAAACATTATTCGGAATGGGGTCAAGCTGTTTATTCTCTGCTCCCCTCACAACCCGGTAGGCCGGGTCTGGAAAAAGGACGAGCTGGAAAAGCTTCTGGATATCTGCCGCCGGCATGGAGTGCAGGTAATCAGCGACGAAATCCATCATGATTTGATCATGCCCGGTTTCCGTCATCTGCCTACGGCAACCGTTGCCCGGGAAGAGGATAAAATGATTACCCTGACCGCCCCTTCCAAAACCTTCAATCTGGCAGGCTGTCAGACTGCCTTTGCCATTATCCCCGATGCAGAGCTGCGGGCTCGCTTTGATGCTTATACCCGTTCCATTTGCATCCCCGATGCCAGCGCCTTTGGCTGCACGGCTGCTGAGGCTGTATATCGCGAGGGTACCCCATGGCTGGAAGAAGTGCTCTCCATTATTCACACCAACTACCTCACCATTAAGGAGCGCCTTGCTCAAAAGCTGCCGGAGGCTGTTGTCTCCCCTTTAGAAGGAACCTACCTGCTGTGGGTTGATTTGGGAGCCTATATCCCGGAGGATGAAATGGTGCAGGTGGTGCAGGAACGCTGCCGCCTAGCAGTGGATTTTGGGAACTGGTTTCTGGAAGCCGGTGGGGACACTCACATCCGCATCAATTTGGCCACAACGGAAGAAAATATAAAGGAAGCCCTGACCCGCCTGCTGGCCGGAATTCAGAGTTACCTCAGTGAAAAATAA
- a CDS encoding heavy metal translocating P-type ATPase — protein MSSNKKWMLRILIGAAIFAAALIVNPENQIIRLIFFLISYLIVGGEIVWLAIRNILRGQVFDENFLMSIATVGAFIIGEYPEGVAVMLFYQVGELFQSYAVNKSRKSIASLMDIRPDYANVRRGNEIVKLDPDEVRIGDIIVIKAGEKVPLDSKVLEGSSMLDTSALTGESVPRDVSVDDLLLSGCINVNGLLVAEVTREFEESTVSKILDLVENASSKKSNSENFITKFARYYTPIVVIVAALLAVIPPLVVEGATFTDWVYRALTFLVVSCPCALVISIPLSFFGGIGGASQQGILVKGSNYLEALAQTEIVVFDKTGTLTKGVFRVQQINPVEISGDELLELAAHAESFSNHPISLSLKQAYGKDIDHNRVTDVEEISGHGVLAKVGEKSVAAGNVKLMKKLGIASYEGEIIGTAVHVAVNNRYAGYIVIADEIKDDAARAIADLKQENIKQTVMLTGDTNNVGLSVARQLGLDKAYTELLPADKVEKVEELFAAKSSKGKLAFVGDGINDAPVLARADIGIAMGGLGSDAAIEAADIVIMTDEPSKIATAMRLSRRTLRIVKQNIAFALIVKVIVLILGAAGLSTMWEAVFADVGVSVLAILNASRVLNVKNIK, from the coding sequence ATGAGCAGCAACAAAAAATGGATGCTACGAATTCTTATAGGCGCAGCGATCTTTGCGGCTGCCCTGATTGTAAATCCTGAAAATCAGATTATTCGGCTTATATTCTTTTTGATCAGCTATTTGATTGTGGGCGGCGAAATTGTTTGGCTGGCCATAAGAAATATTCTTCGTGGGCAGGTTTTTGATGAAAACTTTCTGATGAGCATTGCCACAGTGGGCGCTTTCATTATCGGTGAATATCCCGAAGGCGTTGCGGTTATGCTGTTTTATCAGGTGGGTGAGCTTTTTCAAAGCTATGCAGTCAACAAATCCCGCAAATCCATTGCCAGCCTGATGGATATTCGTCCCGACTATGCCAATGTACGCCGGGGCAATGAAATTGTGAAACTTGACCCGGATGAAGTGCGTATCGGTGATATAATTGTCATCAAGGCCGGTGAAAAGGTTCCCTTGGATTCTAAGGTGCTTGAGGGCAGCTCCATGCTGGATACTTCCGCCTTGACCGGCGAATCGGTTCCTCGGGATGTATCGGTGGATGATCTTTTGCTCAGCGGCTGTATTAACGTCAACGGCTTGCTGGTGGCAGAGGTCACAAGAGAATTTGAGGAATCCACTGTCAGCAAAATACTCGATTTGGTGGAAAACGCCAGCAGCAAAAAATCTAATTCTGAAAACTTCATTACCAAATTTGCAAGATACTACACCCCCATCGTAGTGATTGTAGCAGCGCTTCTGGCGGTCATTCCGCCGCTGGTTGTGGAGGGTGCAACCTTCACCGACTGGGTCTACCGTGCTCTCACCTTCCTGGTGGTCAGCTGCCCCTGCGCCCTGGTTATCTCCATTCCCTTAAGCTTTTTTGGCGGAATCGGTGGTGCTTCACAACAGGGTATTTTGGTCAAAGGCTCCAACTATCTGGAGGCATTGGCCCAAACGGAGATTGTGGTTTTTGATAAGACCGGAACACTGACTAAGGGCGTGTTCCGTGTTCAGCAAATCAACCCTGTGGAAATCTCAGGCGATGAACTGTTGGAGCTGGCCGCCCATGCGGAAAGCTTCTCCAATCACCCGATTTCCCTTTCACTCAAGCAGGCTTATGGCAAAGATATTGACCACAACAGGGTAACCGATGTGGAAGAGATTTCCGGCCACGGCGTTTTGGCGAAGGTAGGGGAAAAATCAGTAGCCGCCGGTAATGTAAAGCTGATGAAAAAGCTGGGTATCGCTTCTTATGAAGGCGAAATTATCGGAACCGCTGTTCATGTGGCGGTGAATAACCGTTATGCCGGTTACATTGTGATTGCCGATGAAATTAAAGACGATGCAGCCCGTGCCATTGCCGATCTGAAACAGGAAAACATTAAACAAACGGTCATGCTCACCGGTGATACCAACAACGTAGGTCTTTCTGTGGCCCGGCAGCTTGGTCTTGATAAAGCCTATACGGAATTGCTGCCTGCCGATAAGGTGGAAAAGGTTGAAGAACTGTTTGCAGCAAAATCCTCTAAAGGTAAGCTGGCGTTTGTGGGTGACGGCATCAACGACGCTCCTGTTCTGGCAAGAGCCGATATCGGAATTGCTATGGGCGGTTTGGGTTCTGATGCAGCCATTGAAGCCGCAGACATTGTAATTATGACCGATGAGCCCTCTAAGATTGCCACGGCCATGCGTCTTTCCCGCCGTACACTGCGCATCGTGAAGCAAAACATTGCCTTTGCATTGATTGTTAAGGTGATTGTTCTCATACTGGGTGCAGCCGGTTTATCCACCATGTGGGAAGCAGTGTTCGCCGATGTGGGTGTATCGGTGCTGGCTATTCTCAATGCCTCCAGAGTCCTGAATGTCAAGAACATTAAATAG
- the mscL gene encoding large-conductance mechanosensitive channel protein MscL has product MKKLLEEFKAFALKGNVMDLAVAVVIGGAFGKIVTALVESIIMPLVGILLGGKNFSNLSITIGESVIAYGAFLQAVVDFIIIALAIFVFIKMLSTVTGKLKKQEPAAEPEAPKATPTEEYLLEIRDLLKEQKAEKTSDN; this is encoded by the coding sequence GTGAAAAAGTTATTAGAGGAATTTAAGGCTTTTGCTTTAAAGGGAAATGTGATGGATTTGGCGGTTGCAGTGGTAATCGGCGGCGCCTTTGGCAAGATTGTTACTGCATTGGTTGAATCCATTATTATGCCGCTGGTGGGCATTCTGCTGGGTGGCAAGAATTTCAGCAATCTTTCCATCACCATCGGTGAATCTGTGATTGCTTACGGAGCTTTTCTTCAGGCGGTTGTGGATTTTATCATTATCGCTCTGGCTATTTTTGTTTTTATCAAAATGCTGAGTACCGTAACCGGCAAACTGAAAAAGCAGGAACCCGCCGCTGAACCGGAAGCACCTAAGGCGACCCCCACCGAGGAATACCTGTTGGAAATCCGCGATCTACTCAAAGAACAGAAAGCTGAAAAGACAAGTGACAACTAA
- a CDS encoding ABC transporter ATP-binding protein: MRNKIIEMTDIVKRFYIGTPNQLEILKKVSLTVYEGEFVSIVGPSGSGKSTLMNIIGVLDSPTEGDYILSGEDIKSMAGNRLADVRNRRIGFVFQTFNLIPRTSALKNVEMPMLYGGMPRTPRLARAKELLELVEMGDRMKHLPNELSGGQKQRVAIARAMANDPDIILADEPTGALDSETGRLVMDLFHRLNREQGKTIVLITHNPELAAETGRILTISDGQIISETTGAASVSGVESEIPHIMESDSEEGKL, encoded by the coding sequence ATGCGCAATAAAATTATCGAGATGACCGATATTGTCAAGCGTTTTTATATCGGCACTCCCAACCAGCTGGAAATACTTAAAAAAGTTAGTCTAACCGTTTATGAAGGGGAGTTTGTTTCAATAGTTGGGCCTTCGGGCTCAGGCAAATCGACCCTTATGAATATTATCGGAGTGCTGGATAGCCCCACAGAAGGCGATTATATCCTCAGTGGAGAGGATATAAAATCCATGGCGGGCAACCGGTTAGCGGATGTTAGAAACCGCAGAATCGGCTTTGTATTCCAGACCTTTAACTTGATTCCCCGTACATCGGCTTTAAAAAATGTGGAAATGCCCATGTTGTATGGTGGAATGCCCCGCACACCCCGTTTAGCGAGAGCTAAAGAGCTGTTGGAGCTGGTGGAAATGGGCGACCGTATGAAGCACCTACCCAATGAGCTTTCTGGTGGCCAAAAGCAGCGTGTGGCCATCGCCCGGGCTATGGCCAATGACCCGGATATTATTCTGGCCGATGAACCCACCGGTGCTTTGGATTCCGAAACAGGGCGTCTGGTTATGGATCTTTTTCATCGCCTGAACCGGGAGCAAGGCAAAACCATTGTTTTGATTACTCATAATCCTGAGCTTGCAGCTGAAACCGGCCGGATTCTCACCATCAGTGACGGCCAGATTATTTCAGAAACCACAGGAGCCGCATCTGTATCCGGTGTAGAATCGGAAATTCCCCATATTATGGAGAGTGATTCGGAGGAGGGAAAATTATGA
- a CDS encoding Ldh family oxidoreductase produces the protein MSTELFYETFDRMEGFMAEAFTAIGVPAEEAKICASVLIESDKRGIDSHGVGRFKPVYIDRINDGIQSPTTQFEIVREGKTTAVVDGHDGMGHVVGVRCMQMAIDKAKEYGMGMVVARNSTHFGIAGYYGIMAANAGMIGITGTNARPSIAPTFGVQNMLGTNPLTFGIPTDEDFPFVLDCATSISQRGKIEHYARIGKELPSGWVIDNDGNPVTDPDVALKGFVSGECALAPVGGIGEELAGFKGFGYATVVEILSSALQCGSFLTALNGFDKEGNKRPYHLGHFFIAIDVNAFIEVEQFKKNTGDILRELRASKKAPGHDHIFTAGEKEYLAFLKRSEEGIPMNKAVRDSLVAVRDDLKIDFKFVWEQ, from the coding sequence ATGTCAACTGAACTTTTTTATGAAACTTTTGACCGGATGGAGGGCTTCATGGCCGAGGCCTTTACCGCTATCGGTGTGCCTGCCGAGGAGGCTAAGATTTGCGCTTCTGTCCTCATTGAATCGGATAAGCGTGGAATTGATTCCCACGGAGTGGGGCGCTTTAAGCCGGTGTACATCGATCGCATCAACGATGGTATCCAAAGCCCGACTACTCAGTTTGAGATTGTGAGAGAGGGCAAAACCACCGCTGTGGTGGATGGCCACGATGGTATGGGCCATGTAGTCGGTGTGCGCTGCATGCAGATGGCCATTGATAAGGCCAAGGAATATGGAATGGGCATGGTGGTTGCCCGCAACTCTACCCATTTTGGCATTGCCGGATACTATGGCATTATGGCAGCTAATGCAGGCATGATCGGCATAACCGGAACCAATGCCCGCCCCTCTATTGCTCCCACCTTTGGTGTGCAAAATATGCTGGGTACCAATCCCTTGACCTTTGGTATCCCAACCGATGAGGATTTCCCCTTTGTTCTGGATTGCGCCACTTCTATCTCCCAGCGGGGAAAAATCGAGCACTATGCCCGTATTGGAAAAGAGCTCCCCTCCGGCTGGGTCATTGATAACGACGGCAACCCTGTCACCGATCCGGATGTTGCTCTCAAGGGCTTTGTCAGCGGCGAGTGCGCTTTGGCACCTGTTGGCGGCATCGGTGAGGAGTTGGCCGGCTTTAAAGGCTTCGGCTACGCCACTGTGGTGGAAATTCTCTCCTCTGCTCTCCAATGTGGCAGCTTCCTGACTGCGCTCAACGGCTTTGACAAGGAGGGCAATAAGCGCCCCTACCATTTGGGCCACTTCTTTATCGCCATTGATGTTAATGCCTTTATAGAGGTGGAGCAGTTCAAGAAAAACACAGGTGATATCCTGCGGGAGCTGCGTGCTTCCAAAAAAGCCCCCGGCCATGATCATATCTTTACCGCCGGCGAAAAGGAATATCTCGCTTTCTTAAAGCGCAGCGAGGAAGGTATCCCCATGAACAAGGCTGTTCGTGATTCCCTGGTCGCTGTACGGGATGACCTGAAAATTGACTTTAAATTTGTCTGGGAACAATAA
- a CDS encoding heavy-metal-associated domain-containing protein has translation MKKTFKLVGLDCANCAAKMEHAISKLPDVHNVTINFMTTKMAIEAADEKMEAVLSSATDIIKKLEPQIEIKKA, from the coding sequence ATGAAAAAAACATTTAAACTGGTGGGTCTGGATTGTGCAAACTGTGCAGCCAAAATGGAGCATGCCATTAGCAAGTTGCCCGATGTACATAATGTCACCATCAACTTCATGACCACCAAAATGGCCATTGAAGCAGCGGACGAAAAGATGGAAGCGGTTCTTTCTTCTGCCACCGACATTATTAAAAAATTGGAGCCCCAGATCGAAATAAAAAAAGCTTGA